A portion of the Thunnus albacares chromosome 5, fThuAlb1.1, whole genome shotgun sequence genome contains these proteins:
- the LOC122982112 gene encoding small integral membrane protein 4 — MFQRSESLRYFLSLVPGKRQFGTYRFLPIFFCIGGVMEWIMINVRIGPETFYDVYRRKRSEREYQQKIADGLIVVNEPAAK, encoded by the exons ATGTTTCAAAGAAGTGAAAGCTTGAGATATTTCCTGAGCCTTGTGCCAGGTAAACGTCAATTTGGGACGTACAGGTTTCTACCTATCTTTTTTTGCATCGGAGGCGTCATGGAGTGGATCATGATCAACGTGAGGATAGGACCAGAAACTTTCT ATGATGTCTACCGAAGAAAACGGTCCGAACGGGAGTACCAGCAGAAGATAGCAGACGGTCTGATAGTTGTTAATGAGCCTGCAGCCAAGTGA
- the ognb gene encoding osteoglycin, paralog b, with product MMKLRTLIFTSVMLPWILSSAANEYTEARKPEEDTVDFPDYGITYDTDTNSVAGPKAEELPTCLLCVCLSGSVYCEEVSPEMSAVPALPKETAYLYARFNKITKISNGDFADMATLKRIDLTGNLIAEIEDGAFSKLPNLEELTLAENKLTRLPILPVKLVSLNANFNKLTTQGVKANAFKKLTKLEYLYLGNNEMTAVPNLPESLHVVHLHNNKIASITDETFCKGNTSYYIRSNMDEVRLDGNPVILSNHPNSFICLHTLPLGWYN from the exons atgaTGAAATTAAGGACTTTAATTTTCACATCTGTTATGCTCCCGTGGATCCTGTCCTCAGCGGCGAATGAATACACGGAAGCAAGAAAACCTGAG GAAGACACGGTAGACTTCCCTGACTACGGCATCACTTACGACACAGACACTAACTCTGTAGCAGGTCCAAAAGCTGAAG agtTGCCAACATGTCTACTGTGTGTTTGCCTGAGTGGATCCGTTTACTGCGAGGAGGTGTCCCCTGAAATGTCAGCTGTCCCAGCGCTGCCGAAGGAAACGGCATATCTCTATGCACGTttcaacaaaatcacaaaaataagcAATGGAGACTTTGCAGACATGG caACATTAAAAAGAATTGACCTAACTGGGAATCTCATTGCTGAGATAGAAGATGGAGCTTTTTCAAAACTTCCAAATCTTGAGGAGCTCACCCttgcagaaaacaaactgacTAGGCTTCCCATACTTCCCGTCAAGCTAGTATCACTCAATGCCAACTTCAACAAGCTGACAACCCAGGGTGTAAAGGCGAATGCTTTTAAA AAACTCACGAAACTGGAGTATCTTTACCTCGGAAACAACGAGATGACAGCGGTGCCCAACCTTCCAGAGTCTCTTCACGTTGTGCACCTGCAT AACAACAAGATCGCATCGATAACAGATGAGACGTTCTGCAAAGGAAACACCAGTTACTACATACGGAGCAACATGGATGAGGTGAGACTGGATGGGAACCCCGTCATACTGTCCAATCATCCCAACAGCTTCATCTGTCTGCACACTCTCCCTCTCGGATGGTACAACTGA
- the LOC122982036 gene encoding 14-3-3 protein beta/alpha-2, which produces MDKNDLVQKAKLAEQAERYDDMAAAMKSVTEQGAELSNEERNLLSVAYKNVVGARRSSWRVISSIEQKTEGNDKKQQMAREYREKIESELQEICHDVLGLLDKYLITNASAAESKVFYLKMKGDYYRYLSEVASGDAKKDTVDNSQQAYQQAFDISKGEMQPTHPIRLGLALNFSVFFYEILNNPDKACSLAKTAFDEAIAELDTLNEDSYKDSTLIMQLLRDNLTLWTSENQGDEGETGEGEN; this is translated from the exons ATGGATAAGAACGACCTGGTACAGAAGGCCAAGCTTGCTGAGCAGGCTGAGCGCTATGATGACATGGCTGCAGCCATGAAGTCGGTGACAGAGCAAGGTGCAGAGCTGTCAAACGAGGAGCGCAACCTTCTCTCTGTTGCCTACAAGAATGTGGTAGGAGCACGCCGCTCATCCTGGCGCGTCATCTCCAGCATCGAGCAGAAGACTGAGGGTaatgacaaaaaacagcagATGGCACGTGAATACCGGGAGAAGATTGAATCTGAGCTGCAGGAAATCTGCCATGATGTGCTT GGGCTACTGGACAAGTATCTCATTACCAATGCATCTGCTGCTGAAAGCAAGGTGTTCTATCTGAAAATGAAAGGCGACTATTATAGATACCTGTCTGAGGTTGCATCTGGGGATGCTAAGAAGG ATACAGTGGATAACTCCCAGCAGGCGTACCAGCAAGCTTTTGACATTAGCAAGGGGGAGATGCAGCCAACACACCCCATCAGGCTTGGCCTGGCCCTCAACTTCTCAGTCTTCTTCTATGAAATCCTCAACAACCCGGACAAGGCCTGCAGCCTGGCTAAGACG GCATTTGATGAAGCCATCGCTGAACTTGACACTTTGAACGAGGATTCTTACAAAGACAGCACCCTGATCATGCAACTACTAAGGGACAACCTGACT CTGTGGACATCAGAAAACCAGGGAGATGAGGGAGAGACCGGAGAAGGGGAAAACTAA
- the LOC122982034 gene encoding embryonic polyadenylate-binding protein-like isoform X2 gives MNSSGPAYPLASLYVGDLHPDVTEAMLYQKFSPAGPIMSIRVCRDIITRRSLGYAYINFQQPADAECALDTMNYDVIKGRPIRIMWSQRDPGLRKSGVGNIFIKNMDESIDNKALYDTFSAFGNILSCKVVCDDKGSKGYGFVHFETQEAANRAIDTMNGMLLNDRKVFVGHFKSRKEREVEFGTKAMKFTNVYIKNFGEDYTDDKLKEVFSTFGRTLSVRVMKDDKGRSRGFGFVNYANHEDAQKAVDEMNGKEINGKIIYVGRAQKRLERQGELKRKFDQIKQDRIQRYQGVNLYVKNLDDSIDDDRLRKEFSPYGTITSAKVMTDGSQSKGFGFVCFSSPEEATKAVTEMNGRIVATKPLYVALAQRREERKAILTNKYMQRLATMRTVSSPIIDSYQQAAYYMSVPQPPSRSYYNHNAVSNMRPVPCWTGQAPRPQGPYSSQFGGSVPRRGSTPIATVRQASTQAPRVVSSSQKTSNIGTQTVGGRTDMPGVTRSGQYKYSSAVRNPQQVITVPAPMTRLQVIPAPVMEPPVHVQGHEPLTASMLAAAPLMDQKQLLGERLYPLIHAVHPNLAGKITGMLLEIDNSELLHMLESPESLHSKVDEAIAVLQAHQAKECSPKK, from the exons ATGAACAGCAGTGGACCAGCATATCCCCTCGCCTCTTTGTATGTAGGGGATCTGCATCCTGATGTTACGGAGGCCATGCTTTACCAGAAATTTTCTCCTGCTGGGCCCATCATGTCAATCCGTGTGTGCCGTGACATTATCACTCGCAGATCTCTGGGATACGCCTACATAAACTTCCAGCAACCAGCTGATG cGGAGTGTGCCCTCGATACAATGAACTACGATGTTATCAAGGGTCGGCCTATCCGAATAATGTGGTCTCAGCGTGACCCCGGACTTAGGAAGTCTGGTGTGGGTAACATCTTTATCAAGAACATGGATGAGTCTATTGACAACAAGGCCCTGTATGATACCTTCTCAGCCTTTGGGAATATTTTGTCCTGCAAG GTTGTTTGCGATGACAAAGGATCCAAAGGCTACGGCTTTGTTCACTTTGAGACTCAGGAGGCTGCAAACCGGGCCATTGACACCATGAATGGGATGCTGCTGAATGACAGGAAAGT TTTTGTCGGCCACTTTAAATCCCGCAAGGAGCGAGAGGTGGAATTTGGCACCAAAGCCATGAAGTTCACCAATGTCTACATTAAAAACTTTGGTGAAGACTACACTGATGACAAACTCAAAGAAGTCTTCTCTACATTCG GGAGGACTCTGAGTGTGCGAGTGATGAAGGACGACAAAGGCCGTTCACGTGGATTTGGCTTTGTAAACTACGCAAACCATGAGGATGCTCAAAAG GCAGTTgatgaaatgaatggaaaagaGATCAATGGGAAAATCATCTACGTGGGGCGGGCTCAGAAGCGGCTGGAGCGCCAGGGAGAGCTCAAGCGCAAGTTTGACCAGATCAAACAGGACCGCATCCAGCGCTATCAG GGAGTGAATCTCTACGTGAAGAACTTGGACGACAGCATAGATGACGACAGATTGCGGAAGGAGTTTTCCCCCTACGGCACCATCACGAGTGCTAAG GTCATGACAGATGGCTCCCAGAGCAAAGGCTTTGgctttgtctgtttctcttcGCCCGAGGAAGCAACAAAAGCAGTGACTGAAATGAATGGAAGAATTGTTGCAACAAAGCCGCTGTACGTGGCTCTGGCTCAGCGGAGGGAGGAGCGTAAAGCAATCCTCACCAATAAGTACATGCAGAGACTCGCCACCATGAGGACCGTGTCGAGTCCGATCATTGACTCGTACCAGCAGGCTGCATACTACATGAGCGTACCGCAG CCTCCCTCTCGCTCCTACTACAACCACAATGCTGTCAGCAACATGAGACCGGTGCCTTGTTGGACGGGACAAGCACCCAGACCGCAGG gcCCGTACTCATCCCAGTTTGGAGGTTCTGTTCCTCGACGCGGGTCGACTCCCATCGCTACAGTCAGACAGGCCTCCACCCAGGCGCCGCGTGTTGTAAGTTCATCACAAAAGACAA GTAACATCGGGACTCAGACTGTAGGAGGGCGTACTGACATGCCTGGTGTGACCAGAAGCGGTCAGTACAAGTACTCATCTGCAGTGAGGAACCCGCAGCAGGTCATCACTGTACCTGCACCCATGACAAGACTACAG GTTATTCCTGCACCTGTGATGGAGCCACCAGTGCACGTTCAAGGCCACGAGCCACTCACCGCCTCGATGCTGGCCGCAGCTCCACTCATGGATCAGAAACAGCTTCTCG GTGAGCGATTGTACCCGCTGATTCACGCCGTTCACCCAAACCTGGCTGGAAAAATCACAGGAATGCTGTTAGAGATCGACAACTCTGAGCTGCTGCACATGCTGGAGTCGCCCGAGTCCCTGCACTCTAAG GTGGACGAGGCGATCGCTGTCCTGCAGGCCCACCAGGCGAAGGAATGCTCTCCCAAAAAGTGA
- the LOC122982034 gene encoding embryonic polyadenylate-binding protein-like isoform X1 — protein sequence MNSSGPAYPLASLYVGDLHPDVTEAMLYQKFSPAGPIMSIRVCRDIITRRSLGYAYINFQQPADAECALDTMNYDVIKGRPIRIMWSQRDPGLRKSGVGNIFIKNMDESIDNKALYDTFSAFGNILSCKVVCDDKGSKGYGFVHFETQEAANRAIDTMNGMLLNDRKVREKGKQLASGIVNPKAHILGTNCQYTLFSFVGHFKSRKEREVEFGTKAMKFTNVYIKNFGEDYTDDKLKEVFSTFGRTLSVRVMKDDKGRSRGFGFVNYANHEDAQKAVDEMNGKEINGKIIYVGRAQKRLERQGELKRKFDQIKQDRIQRYQGVNLYVKNLDDSIDDDRLRKEFSPYGTITSAKVMTDGSQSKGFGFVCFSSPEEATKAVTEMNGRIVATKPLYVALAQRREERKAILTNKYMQRLATMRTVSSPIIDSYQQAAYYMSVPQPPSRSYYNHNAVSNMRPVPCWTGQAPRPQGPYSSQFGGSVPRRGSTPIATVRQASTQAPRVVSSSQKTSNIGTQTVGGRTDMPGVTRSGQYKYSSAVRNPQQVITVPAPMTRLQVIPAPVMEPPVHVQGHEPLTASMLAAAPLMDQKQLLGERLYPLIHAVHPNLAGKITGMLLEIDNSELLHMLESPESLHSKVDEAIAVLQAHQAKECSPKK from the exons ATGAACAGCAGTGGACCAGCATATCCCCTCGCCTCTTTGTATGTAGGGGATCTGCATCCTGATGTTACGGAGGCCATGCTTTACCAGAAATTTTCTCCTGCTGGGCCCATCATGTCAATCCGTGTGTGCCGTGACATTATCACTCGCAGATCTCTGGGATACGCCTACATAAACTTCCAGCAACCAGCTGATG cGGAGTGTGCCCTCGATACAATGAACTACGATGTTATCAAGGGTCGGCCTATCCGAATAATGTGGTCTCAGCGTGACCCCGGACTTAGGAAGTCTGGTGTGGGTAACATCTTTATCAAGAACATGGATGAGTCTATTGACAACAAGGCCCTGTATGATACCTTCTCAGCCTTTGGGAATATTTTGTCCTGCAAG GTTGTTTGCGATGACAAAGGATCCAAAGGCTACGGCTTTGTTCACTTTGAGACTCAGGAGGCTGCAAACCGGGCCATTGACACCATGAATGGGATGCTGCTGAATGACAGGAAAGT TCGAGAGAAAGGTAAACAGTTGGCATCTGGCATTGTCAACCCAAAGGCCCATATCCTGGGGACAAATTGTCAGTACACCCTGTTTAG TTTTGTCGGCCACTTTAAATCCCGCAAGGAGCGAGAGGTGGAATTTGGCACCAAAGCCATGAAGTTCACCAATGTCTACATTAAAAACTTTGGTGAAGACTACACTGATGACAAACTCAAAGAAGTCTTCTCTACATTCG GGAGGACTCTGAGTGTGCGAGTGATGAAGGACGACAAAGGCCGTTCACGTGGATTTGGCTTTGTAAACTACGCAAACCATGAGGATGCTCAAAAG GCAGTTgatgaaatgaatggaaaagaGATCAATGGGAAAATCATCTACGTGGGGCGGGCTCAGAAGCGGCTGGAGCGCCAGGGAGAGCTCAAGCGCAAGTTTGACCAGATCAAACAGGACCGCATCCAGCGCTATCAG GGAGTGAATCTCTACGTGAAGAACTTGGACGACAGCATAGATGACGACAGATTGCGGAAGGAGTTTTCCCCCTACGGCACCATCACGAGTGCTAAG GTCATGACAGATGGCTCCCAGAGCAAAGGCTTTGgctttgtctgtttctcttcGCCCGAGGAAGCAACAAAAGCAGTGACTGAAATGAATGGAAGAATTGTTGCAACAAAGCCGCTGTACGTGGCTCTGGCTCAGCGGAGGGAGGAGCGTAAAGCAATCCTCACCAATAAGTACATGCAGAGACTCGCCACCATGAGGACCGTGTCGAGTCCGATCATTGACTCGTACCAGCAGGCTGCATACTACATGAGCGTACCGCAG CCTCCCTCTCGCTCCTACTACAACCACAATGCTGTCAGCAACATGAGACCGGTGCCTTGTTGGACGGGACAAGCACCCAGACCGCAGG gcCCGTACTCATCCCAGTTTGGAGGTTCTGTTCCTCGACGCGGGTCGACTCCCATCGCTACAGTCAGACAGGCCTCCACCCAGGCGCCGCGTGTTGTAAGTTCATCACAAAAGACAA GTAACATCGGGACTCAGACTGTAGGAGGGCGTACTGACATGCCTGGTGTGACCAGAAGCGGTCAGTACAAGTACTCATCTGCAGTGAGGAACCCGCAGCAGGTCATCACTGTACCTGCACCCATGACAAGACTACAG GTTATTCCTGCACCTGTGATGGAGCCACCAGTGCACGTTCAAGGCCACGAGCCACTCACCGCCTCGATGCTGGCCGCAGCTCCACTCATGGATCAGAAACAGCTTCTCG GTGAGCGATTGTACCCGCTGATTCACGCCGTTCACCCAAACCTGGCTGGAAAAATCACAGGAATGCTGTTAGAGATCGACAACTCTGAGCTGCTGCACATGCTGGAGTCGCCCGAGTCCCTGCACTCTAAG GTGGACGAGGCGATCGCTGTCCTGCAGGCCCACCAGGCGAAGGAATGCTCTCCCAAAAAGTGA